From a single Fusobacterium ulcerans ATCC 49185 genomic region:
- a CDS encoding TolC family protein: MKRFFLVIYCFLGIISYGKEINLDMLLDEISRTSYQNKIYEIRKSTNDSKEKYYKLDTFNGVETSVTSEYSNQEDSFQTTGKVSYGPFYVEGTKPYNSDDDYASFGIEKNLKDLIFSKSDSELNKLGISREIDRVTHEKNMETQKIDLINLYRDYKINELELKIKKNGLSTLKKEEETMNKSFNLGAIAKIELDTLQYSIRNLEIEIKNLEDNLIKLQGRFYYEYKFDIRNSSLAEIAPMEKNISELLRKYGAKDLDKLKYQKDLTNENLKYLKYDDRMPEISLGVEHSTKFDENRVVAKFSKKLFDFNLDLEEEKNSLLEQDVTLKQKIDENEAEKLQAMNNYYNYLKEYEVNKNKAELELSKYNIRKLEYNLGKVNYIDVMESFDDYLDYEVAKEKAINTLNGYIYEIMVRGE, from the coding sequence ATGAAGAGATTTTTTTTAGTAATATATTGTTTTCTTGGAATTATTTCTTATGGAAAAGAAATAAATTTAGATATGCTTTTAGATGAAATATCAAGAACTTCTTATCAGAATAAAATATATGAAATAAGGAAAAGTACAAATGATTCTAAAGAAAAATATTATAAATTGGATACTTTTAATGGAGTAGAAACTTCAGTAACTTCTGAATACAGTAATCAAGAGGATAGTTTTCAAACTACTGGAAAAGTAAGTTATGGACCTTTTTATGTAGAAGGGACAAAACCTTATAATTCAGATGACGACTATGCTTCTTTTGGTATTGAAAAAAATTTAAAAGATCTTATTTTCTCTAAAAGTGACAGTGAACTTAACAAATTAGGAATAAGTAGAGAAATAGATAGAGTAACACATGAAAAAAATATGGAAACTCAAAAAATAGATCTTATTAATTTATATAGAGATTATAAAATAAATGAGCTGGAACTTAAAATAAAGAAAAATGGATTATCTACTCTTAAAAAAGAGGAAGAAACTATGAATAAATCTTTTAATCTAGGAGCAATAGCTAAGATAGAGCTGGATACTCTTCAATACAGCATAAGGAATCTTGAGATAGAGATAAAAAATTTAGAAGATAATCTGATAAAACTTCAAGGAAGATTTTATTATGAATATAAGTTTGATATAAGGAACAGTTCTTTGGCAGAAATAGCTCCAATGGAAAAGAATATAAGTGAATTACTGAGAAAATATGGAGCAAAGGATTTAGATAAACTTAAATATCAAAAAGATCTTACAAATGAAAATTTGAAATATTTAAAATATGATGACAGAATGCCAGAAATATCATTAGGAGTAGAGCATAGTACAAAATTTGATGAAAATAGAGTAGTTGCAAAATTTTCAAAAAAATTATTTGATTTTAATCTTGATTTAGAAGAGGAAAAAAATAGCTTATTAGAGCAGGATGTGACACTGAAACAGAAAATAGATGAAAATGAAGCTGAAAAATTACAGGCTATGAATAATTACTATAATTACTTAAAAGAATATGAAGTAAATAAGAATAAGGCTGAACTGGAACTATCAAAGTATAATATAAGAAAACTTGAATACAATTTAGGAAAAGTCAATTATATAGATGTAATGGAATCTTTTGATGACTATCTTGATTATGAAGTTGCAAAAGAAAAAGCTATTAATACTTTGAATGGATATATATATGAAATCATGGTTAGGGGTGAATAA
- a CDS encoding D-2-hydroxyacid dehydrogenase, with protein MKRKILVTIPLKEEHKRKIEDIASDAEVIYTTPDKAERSIVQEAEIILGNVSVEAVKGSKNLKWLQLNSAGANQYTEEGVLLEGTILTNATGAYGLAIAEHMLGMVLNLQKKLHLYSVNQREHLWKDEGTVTSIYGSKTLVVGLGDIGGEFAMRMHALGSKVYGVRRNKSEIPEYLQGIYQLDILDDILHEFDIVALSLPETKETKNLFNKQKFRKMKKGAILLNVGRGSTVHTADLCEALNSGILGGAGLDVVDTEPLPVESPLWDAKNLILTPHVSGGYHLKETLERIRKISIENLESFYKKTPMKNLVDFKTGYRKFIK; from the coding sequence ATGAAAAGAAAAATATTGGTTACTATTCCATTAAAAGAGGAACATAAAAGAAAAATAGAGGATATTGCCTCAGACGCTGAGGTTATATATACAACACCTGATAAAGCAGAAAGATCTATAGTACAAGAGGCAGAAATAATTTTAGGAAATGTATCAGTTGAGGCTGTAAAAGGAAGTAAAAATCTAAAATGGTTGCAGCTTAATAGTGCAGGAGCTAATCAATATACAGAAGAAGGAGTCCTTTTAGAAGGAACTATATTAACTAACGCTACAGGGGCATATGGACTTGCCATTGCAGAGCATATGCTTGGAATGGTATTGAATCTGCAGAAAAAACTGCATCTTTATAGTGTAAATCAAAGGGAACATTTATGGAAAGATGAGGGAACTGTAACTTCCATATATGGCTCAAAAACATTAGTAGTAGGTTTAGGGGATATAGGAGGAGAGTTTGCAATGAGAATGCATGCTCTTGGAAGTAAAGTATATGGAGTGAGAAGAAATAAAAGTGAGATACCTGAATATCTTCAGGGCATATATCAACTTGACATACTTGATGATATACTTCATGAGTTTGATATTGTAGCCTTATCTCTGCCAGAAACCAAAGAAACTAAAAACTTATTTAACAAACAGAAATTTAGAAAAATGAAAAAAGGAGCGATTCTTTTAAATGTAGGAAGAGGAAGTACTGTTCATACTGCTGATTTATGTGAAGCATTAAATAGTGGTATATTGGGAGGAGCAGGATTAGATGTAGTAGATACAGAACCACTTCCAGTGGAAAGTCCGTTATGGGACGCAAAAAATCTGATACTTACACCACATGTATCAGGGGGATATCATTTAAAGGAAACTCTTGAAAGAATAAGAAAGATTTCTATAGAGAATCTTGAGTCTTTTTACAAGAAAACCCCTATGAAGAACTTGGTAGATTTTAAAACAGGATATAGAAAATTTATAAAATAG
- a CDS encoding efflux RND transporter periplasmic adaptor subunit: MKKKLDIKIILLIILILIVAGVEFIRYRTTVDTKKDISTYAALRVKDNGGRGYIEADGNVAANDTKKVFVDKKLKVDEVFIQEGDYVEKGQILMTFDETERNNTMRKLERERLALAKLKRDIKVERELNKIGGSSDNAVKELNEEIRKIEINIEEYMEDLSKTAEKIESPVSGTITSLTAQENYLVDTDSPLMEIADLSDIKIVLEVPEYDVKDIELGQKLMIKPEVFEKKKSYPGVVTKISRISKVSETTSENVLEVEVKPDEAIPYIVPGFKVSAIIYLEQRDSGILIPKTAILEESGKYFVFVSSDDGVLSKRGIEVENIKGDDIVVKNGLKAGENILVTPDESLKEGSKVFLQFKNSERKGAGRA, translated from the coding sequence ATGAAAAAAAAGCTTGATATAAAAATAATACTTTTGATAATTTTAATATTGATAGTAGCTGGAGTAGAATTTATAAGATATAGAACAACTGTTGATACTAAAAAAGATATATCTACATATGCAGCTTTAAGAGTTAAAGATAATGGTGGAAGAGGATACATAGAAGCAGATGGAAATGTTGCTGCAAATGATACAAAAAAAGTCTTTGTGGATAAAAAATTAAAAGTTGATGAAGTCTTTATTCAGGAAGGAGACTATGTAGAAAAAGGACAGATTCTAATGACTTTTGATGAAACTGAAAGAAATAATACAATGAGAAAACTAGAAAGAGAAAGACTGGCATTGGCTAAATTAAAAAGAGACATTAAAGTAGAGAGAGAACTTAATAAAATAGGTGGAAGTTCTGACAATGCTGTAAAGGAATTAAATGAAGAAATAAGAAAAATAGAAATAAATATAGAAGAATATATGGAAGACCTTTCTAAAACAGCAGAAAAAATAGAAAGTCCTGTAAGTGGAACGATAACATCTCTGACTGCTCAGGAAAATTATCTAGTAGATACAGACTCTCCTCTTATGGAAATTGCAGATTTGTCAGATATTAAAATAGTTTTGGAAGTTCCTGAATATGATGTAAAAGATATAGAACTTGGACAGAAATTGATGATAAAACCTGAAGTATTTGAAAAGAAAAAATCATATCCAGGGGTAGTAACAAAAATATCAAGAATATCAAAAGTTTCTGAAACTACATCAGAAAATGTTCTGGAAGTAGAAGTAAAACCTGATGAAGCTATTCCATATATAGTACCAGGATTTAAAGTGTCAGCAATAATATATCTGGAACAAAGAGATAGTGGAATACTTATACCTAAGACAGCTATTCTTGAAGAGAGTGGAAAGTATTTTGTATTTGTAAGTTCTGATGATGGAGTGCTTTCAAAAAGAGGAATAGAAGTAGAAAATATAAAAGGTGATGACATAGTTGTAAAAAATGGCTTAAAAGCTGGAGAGAATATACTGGTAACTCCTGATGAAAGTTTAAAGGAGGGGAGCAAAGTATTTCTTCAGTTTAAAAATTCTGAAAGAAAAGGAGCTGGAAGGGCATGA
- a CDS encoding [FeFe] hydrogenase, group A, which produces MTSKNIILQSSFGSVFSTVEDIEEREGIESGSRMVVVAGRVNNPGVIAIPENATLNDVIGLAGGIKNKKSFKAAQFGLPFGGFLTKKSLDKVIDFSLFPEGIDRNIIILSEEDCIVSFAKFYVEFLMSKIERSEYIQYTSVQNEIERIWRILDRISKGKANMRDIYLLRCLSETIKTELNQRHNLVLESIEEFYDEIEEHIEEHKCAAGQCIHLLKFRITEKCIGCTACARVCPVKCISGKIKERHILDTSRCTHCGQCVAACPVGAIFEGDHTMKLLKDLATPNRIVVVQIAPAVRVAIGEAFGFEAGTNVEKKLVGALKKLGVNYVFDTTWAADITVMEEASEFQERLERYYKGDDTVRLPILTSCCPAWVKFIEQSYPDMLDVPSSVKSPMQIFSTIAKDIWAKEKGYVRERVSVVGIMPCLAKKYEASRPEFSRGDNYDTDYVISTRELIKIFKESGIDLKNVEEKEFDNPLGEYSGAGIIFGRTGGVIEAATRSTIEMITGTHLDEIEFKELRGWEGFRTAELTIGHIELRIGIAHGLEEAAKMLDKIRAGEEFFHAIEIMACKGGCIGGGGQPKAVKKQETLEKRAEGLNAIDRGMKIRRSHENPYVKAIYDKYLDYPLSHKAHELLHTKYFPKIKNR; this is translated from the coding sequence ATGACAAGCAAAAATATTATTCTTCAAAGTTCATTTGGATCAGTATTTTCAACAGTAGAAGATATTGAAGAAAGAGAAGGTATTGAGAGTGGAAGCAGAATGGTAGTAGTTGCTGGAAGGGTAAATAATCCAGGCGTTATAGCAATACCAGAAAATGCAACTTTAAATGATGTGATTGGGTTGGCAGGTGGAATTAAAAATAAGAAAAGTTTTAAGGCAGCTCAATTTGGATTACCTTTTGGAGGATTCCTTACTAAAAAAAGTTTAGATAAGGTTATTGATTTTTCTCTATTTCCAGAAGGGATAGATAGAAACATCATTATTTTATCAGAAGAAGACTGTATTGTTTCATTTGCTAAATTCTATGTAGAATTTTTAATGAGTAAAATAGAACGTAGTGAATATATCCAATATACATCAGTACAAAATGAAATAGAAAGAATATGGAGAATATTAGACAGAATTTCTAAAGGAAAAGCAAATATGAGGGATATCTATCTTCTTAGATGTCTGTCTGAAACTATTAAAACAGAATTAAATCAAAGACATAATCTTGTATTAGAAAGTATAGAAGAATTTTATGATGAAATAGAAGAGCATATAGAAGAGCATAAATGTGCTGCAGGGCAATGCATACATCTTTTAAAATTTAGAATAACTGAAAAATGTATAGGATGTACAGCTTGTGCCAGGGTATGTCCAGTAAAATGTATTAGTGGAAAAATTAAAGAAAGACACATTTTAGATACAAGCAGATGTACTCATTGTGGTCAATGTGTTGCTGCCTGTCCAGTAGGAGCAATATTTGAGGGAGATCACACAATGAAACTGTTAAAAGATTTGGCAACACCTAACAGAATTGTTGTAGTTCAAATAGCTCCAGCAGTAAGAGTAGCTATTGGAGAAGCTTTTGGATTTGAAGCAGGAACAAATGTTGAGAAAAAATTGGTGGGAGCCTTAAAAAAATTAGGTGTAAACTATGTATTTGATACAACTTGGGCTGCTGATATTACAGTAATGGAAGAAGCAAGTGAATTCCAAGAAAGACTTGAAAGATACTATAAGGGAGATGATACAGTAAGACTTCCAATACTGACTTCTTGCTGTCCAGCATGGGTTAAATTTATTGAACAAAGTTATCCTGACATGCTAGATGTACCATCTTCTGTAAAATCTCCTATGCAGATATTCTCTACAATAGCAAAAGATATCTGGGCTAAAGAAAAAGGATATGTAAGAGAGAGGGTATCAGTAGTAGGAATAATGCCATGCCTTGCTAAAAAATATGAAGCTTCAAGGCCAGAATTCTCAAGAGGAGATAACTATGATACAGACTATGTTATTTCTACAAGAGAACTTATTAAAATATTTAAAGAATCTGGAATTGATCTTAAAAATGTAGAAGAAAAAGAATTTGATAATCCATTAGGAGAGTATTCAGGAGCAGGTATTATCTTCGGAAGAACTGGAGGGGTTATCGAAGCAGCAACAAGAAGTACTATTGAAATGATAACTGGAACACATCTTGATGAGATAGAATTTAAAGAATTAAGAGGATGGGAAGGTTTCAGAACAGCTGAACTTACTATTGGGCATATAGAACTTAGAATAGGTATTGCTCATGGACTGGAAGAAGCTGCAAAAATGCTTGATAAAATAAGAGCAGGAGAAGAATTCTTCCATGCTATTGAAATCATGGCATGTAAAGGGGGATGTATTGGTGGTGGAGGACAGCCAAAAGCTGTTAAAAAACAAGAAACACTGGAAAAAAGAGCAGAGGGGCTTAATGCTATTGACAGAGGAATGAAGATCAGAAGATCTCATGAAAATCCATATGTTAAAGCTATATATGATAAATATTTAGATTATCCATTAAGTCACAAGGCACATGAACTTTTACACACTAAGTATTTCCCGAAAATTAAAAATAGATAG
- a CDS encoding YegP family protein: MYFKVLKAKNEQFYFNGYGNNHEIILSSEMYKSKQAALHTIEVIKEQAAKAEIKDETDNK; this comes from the coding sequence ATGTATTTTAAAGTTTTGAAGGCTAAAAATGAACAATTCTATTTTAATGGTTATGGAAATAATCATGAAATTATTCTTTCAAGTGAAATGTATAAATCTAAGCAAGCTGCACTCCATACTATTGAAGTTATTAAAGAGCAAGCTGCTAAAGCCGAAATCAAAGATGAAACCGATAACAAATAA
- a CDS encoding FprA family A-type flavoprotein, with protein sequence MYCCTKVTDDVSWIGVNDRKTERFENYMPLPYGVAYNSYLINDEKTCVIDAVEFGSSALYIEKVILGLDGKNLDYIVINHVEPDHSSGLKDILRVFPNVKVVGNAKTLGMLRAFNIEFPDENFVTVKEGDILDLGKHKLTFAMIPMVHWPESMVTYDTTEKILFSNDAFGGFGALDGGIFDDEVNFDFYIDEMRRYYANIVGKYGAQVTSAIKKLSGLEIKLICPSHGLIWRKDIAKVVSLYSTWAQLLPEEEGVVIVYGSMYGNTAKMAEFIGRELNAQGIKEVKIYDASKTDHSFIVAEIWKYKGLVIGSCAHNNSVYPKIQPLLHKLENYGLKNRYLGIFGTMMWSGGGVRGIEAFANGLKGIEVVAEPVEAKGTPKAEDITRLENIGRELAAKLIAERN encoded by the coding sequence ATGTATTGTTGTACTAAAGTTACAGATGATGTGTCGTGGATAGGTGTTAATGACAGAAAAACTGAAAGATTTGAAAATTATATGCCATTACCATATGGAGTAGCATATAACTCTTATCTTATTAATGATGAGAAAACTTGTGTTATAGATGCAGTAGAATTTGGAAGTTCTGCTCTTTATATTGAGAAAGTAATATTAGGTCTTGATGGAAAAAATCTTGATTATATAGTTATCAATCATGTGGAACCAGATCATTCAAGTGGACTAAAAGATATACTAAGAGTTTTTCCAAATGTAAAAGTTGTAGGAAATGCTAAAACTCTAGGAATGCTTAGAGCATTTAATATTGAGTTTCCAGATGAAAACTTTGTTACTGTAAAAGAGGGAGATATTTTAGATTTAGGTAAACATAAACTTACTTTTGCTATGATACCAATGGTACACTGGCCAGAGTCAATGGTTACTTATGATACTACTGAGAAAATACTTTTCTCTAATGATGCTTTTGGAGGATTTGGAGCATTAGATGGTGGAATATTTGATGACGAAGTAAATTTTGATTTCTATATTGATGAAATGAGAAGATACTATGCAAATATAGTTGGAAAATATGGAGCACAAGTAACTAGTGCTATCAAAAAATTAAGTGGACTTGAAATTAAACTTATATGTCCTTCTCATGGATTGATCTGGAGAAAAGATATAGCTAAGGTGGTATCATTGTATAGTACTTGGGCTCAACTGCTTCCAGAAGAAGAAGGAGTAGTAATAGTTTATGGAAGCATGTATGGAAATACAGCTAAAATGGCTGAATTTATAGGAAGAGAGCTAAATGCTCAAGGAATAAAAGAAGTAAAAATATATGATGCTTCTAAAACAGATCATTCTTTCATAGTAGCTGAAATCTGGAAATATAAAGGACTGGTAATTGGTTCTTGTGCGCATAATAATTCTGTTTATCCAAAAATACAACCATTACTTCATAAATTAGAAAATTATGGATTAAAAAATAGATATCTAGGAATATTTGGAACTATGATGTGGAGTGGTGGAGGAGTAAGAGGAATAGAAGCTTTTGCTAATGGACTAAAAGGTATAGAAGTAGTAGCAGAACCTGTTGAAGCAAAAGGAACTCCAAAAGCTGAAGATATAACAAGATTAGAAAATATAGGAAGAGAATTGGCAGCTAAACTTATAGCTGAAAGAAATTAA
- a CDS encoding chromate transporter gives MWTLILILLISFLQIGLFSIGGGYATIPLIQEQVVNIHKWLTFQEFTDIITISQMTPGPLAVNTSTFVGIRVAGIPGAVTATFGCVISGFIISILLYNFFNKYRKADTVLNILKGLRAVSVGLIASSASTILLIAFGGISKLEEAGRVNINTMAIIIFVVSIFLLRKFKLNPMLIMVLSGTAGFFLY, from the coding sequence ATGTGGACTTTAATTTTAATTCTGCTGATAAGTTTTTTACAGATAGGACTATTTAGTATAGGGGGAGGATATGCTACAATTCCATTGATACAGGAACAGGTGGTAAATATCCATAAATGGCTGACTTTTCAAGAGTTTACAGATATAATAACTATTTCTCAAATGACACCAGGACCTTTGGCTGTAAATACATCTACATTTGTAGGAATAAGAGTAGCAGGAATACCAGGAGCAGTAACAGCAACATTTGGTTGTGTTATATCTGGTTTTATAATCTCTATACTATTATATAATTTTTTTAATAAATATAGAAAAGCTGATACTGTTTTAAATATTCTTAAAGGATTGAGAGCGGTATCTGTAGGACTGATAGCCTCATCTGCCAGTACAATATTGCTGATAGCTTTTGGAGGTATATCAAAATTAGAAGAAGCAGGAAGAGTTAATATAAATACAATGGCAATAATAATATTTGTTGTTTCCATATTTTTGTTGAGAAAATTTAAGCTCAATCCAATGTTAATAATGGTATTAAGTGGAACAGCTGGTTTCTTTCTATATTAA
- a CDS encoding chromate transporter: protein MKNNKAEICLWLFGINFFISAFTFGGGYVVIPMIKKYFVDKKKFFDNEQLMDMAAIAQSSPGAIAVNLSVLSGYRTAGMIGAVISCIAAVFPPLIILGVISIYYMMFRDNQVISAVLKGMEAGVGALIVDIVLDMSRAVFKEKQKFMSFIIPVTFIASFIFHINVIFIILCCSTACFIDGWIKKKKGEKICGL, encoded by the coding sequence ATGAAAAATAATAAAGCAGAAATCTGCTTATGGCTTTTTGGAATAAATTTTTTTATAAGTGCATTCACTTTTGGTGGTGGGTATGTAGTAATACCAATGATAAAAAAATATTTTGTAGATAAAAAGAAATTTTTTGATAATGAACAGTTAATGGATATGGCTGCAATAGCCCAATCTTCACCAGGAGCAATAGCAGTAAATCTTTCAGTTTTATCTGGATATAGAACAGCTGGAATGATTGGGGCAGTTATAAGCTGTATAGCAGCAGTATTTCCACCATTAATCATATTGGGAGTAATTTCAATATATTATATGATGTTTAGAGATAATCAAGTGATTTCTGCAGTACTAAAAGGAATGGAAGCAGGAGTAGGAGCACTGATAGTAGATATTGTTTTAGATATGAGCAGAGCTGTCTTTAAAGAAAAACAAAAATTTATGTCATTTATTATACCAGTAACATTTATAGCCAGCTTCATATTTCATATAAATGTTATATTTATAATTCTATGTTGTTCTACAGCTTGTTTTATTGATGGATGGATAAAAAAGAAAAAAGGAGAGAAAATATGTGGACTTTAA
- a CDS encoding ABC transporter ATP-binding protein codes for MIRVEHLNKYYINGDMKLHALKDLSFHIEEGEFVAIMGSSGSGKSTMMNILGCLDKNSEGTYILDGIDVSKIKDEELCKIRNIKIGFVFQSFNLLSKLTALENVELPLIYAGVGKKEREEKAKEVLRKVGLEDRMHHRPNELSGGQKQRVAIARALVNDPAIILADEPTGNLDSVSEREIMEIFTDFNKQGKTIIVVTHEPEVAKYVKRVLLFKDGRIIRDGEPE; via the coding sequence ATGATAAGAGTAGAACATCTTAATAAATACTATATCAATGGTGATATGAAACTCCATGCATTAAAAGATTTGTCCTTTCACATAGAAGAGGGAGAATTTGTAGCTATAATGGGAAGCAGTGGAAGTGGAAAATCTACAATGATGAATATATTGGGCTGTTTGGATAAAAATTCAGAAGGAACATATATTTTAGATGGTATAGATGTATCAAAAATTAAAGATGAAGAATTGTGCAAAATAAGAAATATAAAAATAGGTTTTGTATTTCAATCGTTTAATCTATTATCAAAGTTAACTGCTCTTGAAAATGTAGAGCTTCCACTGATATATGCTGGAGTGGGAAAAAAAGAAAGAGAAGAAAAAGCAAAAGAAGTTTTAAGAAAAGTAGGGCTTGAAGATAGAATGCACCACAGACCTAATGAACTTTCTGGTGGACAAAAGCAAAGGGTGGCAATAGCGAGAGCATTGGTAAATGATCCAGCTATAATACTTGCAGATGAGCCTACAGGAAATCTGGACAGTGTATCTGAAAGAGAGATAATGGAGATATTTACAGATTTTAATAAGCAGGGAAAAACTATAATAGTAGTAACTCATGAACCAGAAGTTGCAAAATATGTAAAAAGAGTTCTTTTATTTAAAGATGGAAGAATAATAAGAGATGGTGAGCCAGAATGA
- a CDS encoding DUF1456 family protein, whose translation MVNNDILRRVRYALNLKDSAMLEIFKSVDCVITHEELLNLLKKEDEEGFEKCNNKVLEAFLDGLIILKRGKQEPKPGEEVQVVKINRNNINNIILKKLKIALSFRSDDMLKIFKLAGLELSSSELSALFRKEDHKNYRECGDKYIRNFLKGLTIYYRG comes from the coding sequence ATGGTAAATAATGATATATTAAGAAGGGTAAGATATGCATTGAATTTAAAAGACTCTGCTATGTTGGAAATTTTTAAATCTGTAGATTGTGTAATTACTCATGAAGAGTTATTAAATCTATTAAAAAAAGAAGATGAAGAAGGGTTTGAAAAGTGTAATAATAAAGTTCTTGAAGCATTTTTAGATGGGCTTATTATTTTGAAAAGAGGAAAACAGGAACCAAAACCTGGAGAGGAAGTTCAAGTTGTTAAAATAAACAGAAATAATATAAATAACATCATCCTTAAAAAGTTAAAAATAGCTCTTTCATTTAGAAGTGATGATATGTTAAAAATCTTTAAACTAGCAGGATTAGAGTTATCATCATCTGAATTAAGTGCTCTTTTTAGAAAAGAAGATCATAAAAATTACAGAGAATGTGGAGATAAATATATCAGAAACTTTTTAAAAGGTCTGACTATTTATTATAGAGGTTAA
- the lgt gene encoding prolipoprotein diacylglyceryl transferase → MHPVLFTIGGFEIRFYGLMYALSFFLGIEIAKYMARERNFKTNIIENYAFAAMISGLLGGRLYYVMFNMNYYLYHPSEILATWHGGMAIHGGIIGGIIGTFIYAKIKKLNPLTLGDYAAAPLLLGQALGRFGNFMNGEIHGVPTFTPWSVIFSIKPKFYEWYAYYTSLPAIDKMDFKTLVPWGIVFPTSSPAGSEFPNMALHPAMLYELVLNFIGFLFIWFVLRKRENKAPGYMWWYYIIIYSVIRIFVSFFRAEDLMIANIRAPHLVSLILIVFSVIMIKIGEKKTVK, encoded by the coding sequence ATGCATCCAGTTTTATTTACTATAGGTGGATTCGAAATCCGTTTCTATGGTTTAATGTATGCACTATCTTTTTTTCTAGGGATAGAAATTGCTAAATATATGGCAAGAGAAAGAAATTTTAAAACAAATATAATCGAAAATTATGCATTTGCAGCTATGATATCAGGTTTACTAGGTGGAAGATTATATTATGTAATGTTCAACATGAATTACTACCTTTATCACCCATCTGAAATACTTGCTACTTGGCATGGTGGAATGGCTATACATGGTGGAATAATTGGTGGAATAATTGGTACTTTTATTTATGCTAAAATCAAAAAATTAAATCCTTTAACTTTGGGAGATTATGCTGCTGCCCCTCTTCTGCTGGGACAGGCACTTGGTCGTTTTGGTAATTTTATGAATGGAGAAATACATGGAGTTCCTACATTTACACCTTGGAGTGTCATCTTCAGTATAAAGCCAAAATTTTATGAGTGGTATGCTTATTATACTTCTCTTCCAGCAATTGATAAAATGGATTTTAAGACTCTTGTTCCATGGGGAATAGTATTCCCTACCTCTTCTCCTGCAGGAAGCGAATTTCCTAACATGGCACTTCATCCAGCTATGTTATATGAGCTTGTACTTAATTTTATTGGATTCCTTTTTATCTGGTTTGTTCTTAGAAAAAGAGAAAATAAAGCTCCTGGATATATGTGGTGGTATTACATTATAATATACAGCGTAATCAGAATCTTTGTAAGTTTCTTTAGAGCTGAAGATCTTATGATTGCAAATATAAGAGCACCTCATCTTGTAAGCCTTATTCTTATTGTCTTTTCTGTAATTATGATAAAGATTGGAGAAAAGAAAACAGTAAAATAA
- a CDS encoding DMT family transporter: MDNKKSSLVQLHIAVFLFGVSGLFGKFLTQPSIIIVLGRVFFSSIFLYIGLTITKENLKLKSRKDMLIIAFMGVILAIHWCTFFQGIKLSTVAIGLLTFSTFPIFVTFMEPFFFGEKLKKEDIILAFITFAGVMFVIPDFHMGNEMTVGAMYGILSSLSYAVLSLLNRKYAKEYKGMVIAFYEQLVSLTVLLPFFFIMEPVFTRKDIFLLLLLGTVFTGVTHTLFINSLKDIKTQTAGIISSLEPLYGIILSIFLLNEMPSAKEIIGGLLVLGTVFYSTIKNLKNKN, translated from the coding sequence ATGGATAATAAGAAATCATCTTTAGTGCAACTTCATATAGCAGTATTTCTTTTTGGAGTATCAGGGCTATTTGGAAAATTTTTAACACAGCCATCAATAATAATTGTTCTGGGAAGAGTATTTTTTTCGAGCATATTTCTTTATATAGGATTAACAATAACTAAAGAAAATTTAAAATTGAAAAGCAGAAAAGATATGTTGATTATAGCTTTCATGGGAGTAATACTAGCTATACATTGGTGTACTTTCTTTCAGGGAATAAAACTTTCAACAGTGGCAATAGGATTATTGACTTTTTCTACTTTTCCAATTTTTGTAACATTTATGGAGCCTTTTTTCTTTGGGGAAAAATTAAAAAAAGAAGATATAATACTGGCATTTATAACTTTTGCTGGAGTAATGTTTGTTATACCTGATTTTCACATGGGAAATGAGATGACTGTGGGAGCAATGTATGGTATTTTATCTAGCTTATCATATGCAGTTCTTTCATTACTGAATAGAAAATATGCAAAAGAATACAAGGGGATGGTGATAGCTTTCTATGAACAATTGGTATCTCTCACAGTACTCTTGCCTTTTTTCTTTATTATGGAACCAGTATTTACCAGAAAAGATATTTTTCTATTACTACTTTTAGGAACTGTATTTACAGGGGTAACACACACACTTTTCATAAATAGTTTGAAGGACATCAAGACACAGACAGCAGGAATAATTTCCAGTTTAGAACCATTATACGGAATAATTTTATCAATATTTCTTTTAAATGAAATGCCTTCTGCAAAAGAAATTATAGGAGGGCTACTCGTCTTAGGAACTGTATTTTATTCTACAATAAAAAATTTAAAAAATAAAAATTAA